The Oscillatoria salina IIICB1 genome has a segment encoding these proteins:
- a CDS encoding DUF3038 domain-containing protein, with amino-acid sequence MSNSASVMRDYTSGAKSKPLILDSLPDPAISERGCPWRTQQRIDLILLALEALELGGSEQMLATAQELDLQGIIKNRVVLWRLRCTNPWRRSYVRRPLKLEEAKALVAIAVYRSRKLTFLIRQLLLAEQQMKEKGLPLDHHFRLSEYLDRFRGYFRRRMNPRRAKVATYLASPDKLNDLALELLSQLLFCTGTAGMQRFWISLFDGEVS; translated from the coding sequence ATGAGCAATTCTGCCAGCGTAATGCGCGATTATACTTCTGGTGCGAAATCAAAGCCCTTAATTCTAGACAGTTTACCCGATCCAGCAATTTCAGAGCGAGGTTGTCCTTGGCGAACCCAACAAAGGATCGATTTAATTCTCTTGGCGCTAGAAGCCTTAGAATTAGGGGGTTCGGAACAGATGTTAGCAACTGCTCAAGAATTAGACCTTCAAGGAATTATCAAAAATCGAGTGGTGTTGTGGCGCTTGCGTTGTACGAATCCTTGGCGACGTTCTTATGTGCGACGACCATTAAAACTAGAAGAAGCGAAAGCTTTAGTAGCGATCGCGGTTTATCGTTCGCGAAAATTAACTTTCTTGATTCGGCAGTTACTTCTTGCCGAACAGCAAATGAAGGAAAAAGGATTACCTTTGGATCATCACTTTCGCCTTTCGGAATATCTCGACAGGTTTCGCGGCTACTTTCGCAGGCGGATGAATCCGCGACGGGCAAAAGTAGCTACTTATCTCGCTTCGCCGGATAAATTGAACGATCTAGCGTTAGAACTTTTGAGCCAATTACTATTCTGCACGGGAACCGCAGGAATGCAGAGGTTTTGGATTAGTCTTTTTGATGGAGAAGTTTCATGA
- a CDS encoding adenine phosphoribosyltransferase encodes MDIKSLIRDIPDFPKPGIIFRDITTLLSNPEGLHYTFDTLEQKCKQANLLPDYVIGMESRGFLFGPSLAYKFQAGFIPVRKPGKLPAAVHSIEYELEYGTDKLEVHQDALAPGARVLIVDDLIATGGTAKATAELVQRCGCNLVGFAFIIELTDLGGRKNLPEVPIITLVEY; translated from the coding sequence ATGGATATCAAGTCTCTGATTCGCGACATCCCAGATTTTCCCAAACCGGGCATCATTTTTCGGGATATTACGACTTTATTGAGCAATCCGGAAGGATTACACTATACGTTTGACACTTTAGAGCAAAAGTGTAAACAAGCAAATCTTCTACCCGACTATGTAATCGGTATGGAGTCTCGCGGTTTTCTTTTCGGTCCATCTCTAGCTTATAAGTTTCAAGCTGGATTTATTCCGGTACGCAAACCAGGAAAGTTACCCGCCGCAGTTCACAGTATTGAATACGAACTAGAATATGGCACAGATAAACTCGAGGTACATCAGGATGCTTTAGCCCCAGGTGCGCGGGTATTAATTGTAGACGATTTAATCGCTACAGGAGGAACAGCGAAAGCTACAGCCGAGTTAGTCCAACGCTGCGGCTGTAACTTAGTCGGTTTCGCCTTTATTATCGAATTAACAGACTTGGGCGGACGGAAAAATCTGCCTGAAGTCCCAATTATTACCTTAGTAGAATATTAA
- a CDS encoding ABC transporter permease — translation MTQVKHSSTRDRLNNFGNWVKGLLTNETFLYIVKRLLQGLLTLLLASALSFAIIQLAPGDYLDTLRENPSISQETIEAYSQQFGLDKPAYVQYLLWLKQVVTELDFGTSFVYSRSVASLLRERIINTLLLAIASIILTWAIAIPLGIVSAVNQNRFADRSLRVLSYLGQGFPSFITALLLLIVAQNTSPLFPVGGMTSIYHADLNPVGKVLDVGWHMILPTIALTITSFAGLQRLTRGELLDVLRQDYIQTARAKGLPENRVIYVHALRNAVNPLITLLGFEFASLLSGAFIAEYFFNWPGLGRLILQAVIAQDIYLVMASLMMGALMLIIGNLLADLLLKFVDPRINLENIQ, via the coding sequence ATGACACAAGTAAAACATTCATCAACGCGAGATAGGTTAAATAACTTCGGCAATTGGGTAAAAGGACTATTGACGAATGAAACATTTCTCTACATCGTCAAGCGACTATTGCAGGGATTGTTAACTTTGTTGTTAGCATCTGCCCTCAGTTTTGCGATTATTCAATTAGCACCGGGAGATTATCTGGATACTTTAAGGGAAAATCCCAGTATTTCCCAAGAAACAATTGAGGCGTATAGTCAGCAATTTGGTTTAGATAAGCCTGCTTATGTTCAATATTTACTTTGGTTGAAGCAGGTAGTCACGGAGCTTGATTTTGGCACTAGTTTCGTTTATTCCCGCTCAGTGGCATCGTTGTTAAGGGAACGAATTATTAATACCTTGCTTTTAGCGATCGCGTCAATTATTCTGACTTGGGCGATCGCGATTCCTCTTGGGATCGTTAGTGCAGTTAATCAAAATCGCTTTGCCGATCGCTCTTTACGGGTACTTAGCTATTTGGGACAAGGGTTTCCTAGCTTTATCACGGCTTTATTACTGCTAATTGTCGCACAAAATACTTCTCCTCTCTTTCCCGTCGGCGGCATGACAAGTATTTATCATGCCGATCTTAATCCAGTGGGTAAAGTTCTCGATGTCGGTTGGCACATGATCTTACCGACAATTGCTTTAACTATCACTTCTTTTGCTGGCTTGCAACGCTTAACTAGAGGTGAGTTACTCGATGTTCTCCGCCAAGATTATATCCAAACTGCTCGCGCGAAAGGACTGCCAGAAAATCGCGTCATCTACGTTCATGCTTTACGCAATGCAGTTAACCCCTTGATTACTTTGCTCGGTTTTGAGTTTGCTAGCTTACTTAGTGGGGCATTTATTGCCGAATATTTCTTTAATTGGCCCGGTTTGGGACGTTTGATTTTGCAAGCGGTTATTGCCCAAGATATTTATTTGGTGATGGCAAGCTTGATGATGGGCGCATTAATGTTAATTATTGGTAATTTACTCGCAGATTTGTTACTCAAATTTGTCGATCCCCGAATTAATCTCGAAAATATTCAGTAA
- a CDS encoding low temperature-induced protein yields the protein MKSLLRPLRILLVVCACAFLFFSQAIPAYAGSNPAKGEETLNAVQKESEKILKQERPAPAGLEANIRSEKGLNEVQGAANAEKMYNPANSGDKETVEKDLGKALNKVAD from the coding sequence ATGAAATCTCTTCTACGACCCTTGCGTATTTTACTAGTTGTCTGTGCTTGTGCATTTCTTTTCTTCTCCCAAGCAATTCCTGCTTATGCAGGTAGTAATCCGGCTAAAGGAGAAGAAACACTAAATGCAGTTCAGAAAGAATCAGAAAAGATTCTGAAACAAGAACGACCCGCACCTGCTGGTTTAGAAGCTAATATCAGATCTGAGAAAGGTTTGAATGAAGTTCAAGGGGCAGCTAATGCAGAAAAAATGTACAACCCTGCCAACTCTGGCGATAAGGAAACAGTTGAAAAAGATTTGGGTAAAGCTTTAAATAAGGTTGCTGACTAA
- the folB gene encoding dihydroneopterin aldolase — MDVIRLTTIRSYGYTGYLEEERILGQWFEVDLTLWLDLAKAGKSDAIEDTLDYRAAIATVKHIIKTAKFALVEKLASAIAEAILELEPVEQVKVELSKPAAPIPDFGGRITIEIIRSKS; from the coding sequence ATGGATGTAATTAGATTAACGACAATTCGGAGTTATGGTTACACGGGGTATCTAGAAGAAGAACGGATACTAGGACAGTGGTTTGAGGTAGATTTAACCTTATGGTTAGATTTAGCAAAAGCAGGTAAATCTGATGCGATTGAAGATACTTTAGATTACCGAGCAGCGATCGCTACGGTGAAACACATCATCAAAACCGCAAAGTTTGCTTTAGTCGAGAAACTAGCTAGCGCGATCGCCGAAGCTATCTTAGAATTAGAACCAGTAGAACAAGTAAAAGTTGAGTTATCTAAACCCGCAGCACCAATTCCCGACTTTGGCGGTAGAATTACGATCGAGATTATCAGAAGTAAATCTTAA
- a CDS encoding TMEM14 family protein, whose product MNLGAIAALIYGIVALVGGIFGYVKVKSKPSLISGTISGTLLIFSAVAQFVGYSWGLIFAALLTGILIVVFIMRLMKTKKFMPAGLMGILGVVALAVIVSEFV is encoded by the coding sequence ATGAATCTCGGTGCGATCGCGGCTTTAATTTATGGTATTGTTGCTCTCGTGGGCGGTATTTTCGGCTACGTGAAAGTTAAGAGTAAACCCTCACTAATTTCTGGTACAATTAGCGGCACTTTGTTGATTTTTAGTGCAGTAGCTCAATTCGTCGGATACAGTTGGGGGTTGATTTTCGCCGCTCTATTAACAGGAATTTTAATAGTAGTATTTATCATGAGATTGATGAAAACTAAAAAATTTATGCCTGCGGGTTTAATGGGGATTTTAGGCGTAGTTGCCCTAGCAGTAATCGTAAGCGAATTTGTTTAA
- the rsmA gene encoding 16S rRNA (adenine(1518)-N(6)/adenine(1519)-N(6))-dimethyltransferase RsmA, with protein MAPRPRKRFGQHWLRSEKVLAEIIKAAKLQPSDRVLEIGPGTGILTRRLLAESQAVVAVELDRDLCKKLVKSFGSRENFLLLQGDILNLDLDTQLTDFPAFQKPNKVVANIPYNITGPILEKVLGKIAQPVTPAYDLIVLLIQQEVAERICADPSSKTFGALSVRVQYIAEPELICNVPAKAFYPPPKVDSAVVRLSPRNFPIPAANPKQLEKLVKVGFANKRKMLRNNLKGLTDSEILSQLLEQLEINPQVRAENLSVRDWVNLSNKLKI; from the coding sequence ATGGCTCCTAGACCTCGCAAACGCTTTGGACAACATTGGTTGCGTAGCGAAAAAGTATTAGCTGAAATTATCAAAGCTGCTAAATTACAGCCTAGCGATCGCGTTTTAGAAATAGGTCCGGGAACAGGAATTCTCACTCGTCGTTTGTTAGCAGAAAGCCAAGCTGTAGTTGCTGTCGAACTCGATCGCGATTTATGCAAGAAATTGGTAAAATCTTTCGGATCTCGCGAAAATTTTCTTCTGTTACAAGGCGATATTCTTAACCTCGACTTAGATACCCAACTAACAGATTTTCCCGCTTTCCAAAAGCCAAACAAAGTTGTTGCGAATATTCCCTACAACATTACAGGTCCAATTCTCGAAAAAGTCTTAGGAAAAATTGCTCAACCCGTAACTCCAGCTTACGATTTAATTGTCTTATTAATTCAACAAGAAGTAGCCGAAAGAATTTGCGCCGATCCAAGTTCAAAAACATTCGGTGCATTATCCGTCAGAGTTCAGTATATAGCCGAACCAGAATTAATCTGTAACGTACCAGCAAAAGCCTTTTATCCACCTCCGAAAGTAGACTCAGCCGTCGTGAGATTATCTCCCCGTAACTTTCCCATTCCCGCAGCCAACCCCAAACAACTAGAAAAATTGGTCAAAGTTGGCTTCGCTAACAAACGGAAAATGTTACGAAATAATTTAAAAGGATTAACAGATAGCGAAATTTTGTCTCAATTGCTGGAACAATTAGAAATTAATCCCCAAGTTCGTGCTGAAAACCTTAGCGTCCGAGATTGGGTCAACCTGAGTAATAAGTTAAAAATCTAA
- the ispE gene encoding 4-(cytidine 5'-diphospho)-2-C-methyl-D-erythritol kinase: MRSYCLIAPAKINLYLEIIGSRPDGFHELVMLLQSIELSDRVYLHANGIDDIRIHCQHPEVPSQPTNLAYKAAKLMADQFPDIFANYGGMEITIDKRIPVAAGLAGGSTDAAAVLVGINLMWQLGLTQPELQELAALLGSDVPFCISGGTAIATGRGEQLDAINSPPSLFVVLAKYRNISVSTAWAYQTYRQKFGHEYIIDPDVIRSRIIEIHSSPLVNAISHKHSAKIGQLLHNDLERVVLPAYPQVEQLRNAFADAGVLGTMMSGSGPTVFALCESETHAQEVKRKVRSVIPDFELKFWITRLSSAGISVT; this comes from the coding sequence ATGCGTTCTTATTGTTTAATTGCGCCTGCGAAAATTAATCTATATTTAGAAATTATCGGCTCTCGTCCCGACGGGTTTCACGAATTGGTAATGCTGCTACAAAGCATCGAATTAAGCGATCGCGTTTATCTCCATGCTAACGGGATCGACGATATTCGCATCCACTGTCAGCATCCCGAAGTACCTTCACAGCCAACCAATCTTGCTTATAAAGCTGCTAAATTAATGGCAGACCAATTTCCCGATATTTTCGCCAACTACGGGGGAATGGAAATTACCATTGACAAAAGAATTCCCGTAGCCGCAGGATTAGCCGGAGGTTCAACTGATGCGGCGGCGGTATTAGTTGGGATAAACTTAATGTGGCAGTTGGGACTGACTCAACCAGAATTACAAGAATTAGCCGCCTTACTCGGTTCGGATGTACCATTTTGTATTTCTGGGGGAACAGCGATCGCCACAGGAAGAGGCGAACAACTTGATGCAATTAATTCCCCTCCTTCGCTGTTCGTAGTTTTAGCAAAATATCGGAATATCAGCGTTTCTACAGCTTGGGCTTATCAAACTTATCGCCAAAAATTCGGTCACGAATACATCATCGATCCCGACGTTATTCGTTCGCGAATTATTGAGATTCATTCTAGTCCATTAGTCAACGCGATTAGCCATAAACATAGTGCCAAAATTGGTCAATTACTGCACAATGACCTGGAAAGAGTTGTTTTACCAGCTTATCCTCAAGTCGAACAATTACGAAACGCTTTCGCTGACGCTGGAGTTTTGGGAACAATGATGTCTGGTAGCGGTCCGACAGTTTTTGCTCTCTGCGAGTCAGAAACTCACGCTCAAGAGGTAAAACGAAAAGTA